From a single Coriobacteriaceae bacterium genomic region:
- the coaD gene encoding pantetheine-phosphate adenylyltransferase, giving the protein MNDTINRVIVPGTFDPITFGHIDVIRRARRIFPSVIVAVAESQGKNGVGTTFMLDERVALAREALGDIDGVEVLPFTGLLVDFAREQGAGAVVKGLRAMTDFEYELQQADLNYRLDSELESIFVMSAPQYGYISSSVVRQIASLGSDVSTFVPSNVVEALKHRFS; this is encoded by the coding sequence ATGAATGACACCATCAACCGCGTGATCGTCCCGGGCACCTTCGATCCCATCACGTTTGGCCATATCGATGTGATTCGCCGCGCCCGCCGCATCTTTCCCAGCGTGATCGTCGCTGTTGCCGAGTCGCAGGGTAAAAACGGCGTGGGCACCACGTTTATGCTCGATGAGCGCGTGGCGCTGGCCCGCGAGGCGCTCGGTGATATCGACGGCGTCGAGGTCCTGCCCTTTACCGGCCTCTTGGTCGACTTCGCTCGCGAGCAGGGGGCGGGGGCCGTGGTCAAGGGCCTGCGCGCCATGACCGACTTTGAATATGAGCTGCAGCAGGCCGACCTTAACTATCGCCTGGATAGCGAGCTGGAGTCCATCTTTGTCATGAGTGCGCCGCAGTACGGCTATATCTCGAGCTCGGTTGTTCGCCAGATCGCCTCGCTCGGCAGCGATGTATCGACGTTTGTCCCGTCCAACGTGGTCGAAGCGCTCAAACATCGCTTTTCGTGA
- the rsmD gene encoding 16S rRNA (guanine(966)-N(2))-methyltransferase RsmD produces the protein MRIIGGEWRGRKIEEPRGRDVTRPTTDRVREACASMVMSAFDFDLDEVRVLDAFGGSGALGLEMLSRGARLLTTFEIDRNAARLITKNIESLCRDRARWRVVTGDMLASASRGRVPGAPFDLVLLDPPYAFGAEPVEELLQNLAQQGLLAPGAFALFEHAAADAGAHPVGFETVRKKRYGITSVDLLRWVGDDDGGGDSAGADADNNDATTFQEDAHE, from the coding sequence ATGAGAATCATCGGCGGCGAATGGCGCGGTCGTAAGATCGAGGAGCCCCGTGGTCGCGATGTCACCCGCCCCACGACTGATCGCGTACGCGAGGCGTGCGCATCTATGGTCATGTCGGCATTCGACTTCGATCTGGACGAGGTCCGTGTGCTGGACGCCTTTGGCGGCTCCGGTGCCTTAGGGTTAGAGATGCTCTCTCGTGGGGCTCGCTTGCTCACGACGTTTGAGATCGATCGCAACGCCGCGCGGCTCATTACCAAGAATATCGAGTCGCTCTGCCGTGACCGTGCGCGTTGGCGCGTGGTCACGGGCGACATGCTGGCGAGTGCCTCGCGCGGTCGTGTACCGGGCGCCCCCTTTGATCTGGTCCTGCTTGACCCGCCCTATGCTTTTGGTGCCGAGCCGGTCGAGGAACTGCTGCAGAACCTGGCTCAGCAGGGTCTGCTTGCACCTGGCGCTTTTGCCCTGTTTGAGCATGCCGCCGCCGATGCGGGCGCGCATCCGGTAGGCTTTGAGACCGTACGTAAGAAGCGCTACGGCATTACCTCGGTCGACCTGCTTCGTTGGGTCGGCGATGACGACGGTGGGGGCGACAGCGCCGGCGCAGATGCCGACAACAACGATGCCACGACGTTTCAGGAGGACGCCCATGAATGA
- a CDS encoding ATP-dependent DNA helicase RecG translates to MSELCSVPRVSERFAQSNALDEDIARLKYVSGKREEALRRLGIRTVGDLLLHIPHRYLDFTRSWSIEMAPIGTVCTIIATVDRIVQKQPRPRMQVTEVSLVDETGVLQVAFFRQPWIAQQLKQGDRLAVMGKVEFAYGFKQMASPHFEKLEDGRAAGTILPVHYVSDGVSQAWMRRIVSGALEVVGNPFDPIPAPLRAKRKLMSNARALRSIHFPSSMAERDIARRRLAYEECLYLQLALRLRNDGGLVDVVPYAHTAGEHLGALKQALPFSLSDEQEAAFQDILHDMCDGGRVMNRLLLGDVGTGKTAVAACALAVAADSGTQACVMAPTGVLARQYADKTGPLLSQAGMSWALLTGATPAAERERIHAQLESGELDVLFGTHAVLSDNVAFKHLSLVVIDEQHRFGVGQRNALRAKGPGADLLVMTATPIPRTLALSVYGDLDTSIIRHRPVPGAGVSTRVLTESSRDLAYGAISEAHEKGQQAYVICPLVEPSDSADELEDVPGIARDEEGRVTVPVPLHDTATELDRLRLALPGLTIERLHGRMPAGEKDQVIDAFKRGEIDVLVSTTVVEVGVDVPNATVMVIENGERFGLAALHQLRGRVGRGGVSGTCLVMTHSKGNGGASAAQDRLQSLEKTSDGFTLAQMDLRLRHEGEILGYRQHGGVTLRFVDLDADEELIEWAHLDAVELLRYACTLDSVATRPLRDAVAMRYRHIFKEVSGG, encoded by the coding sequence ATGTCCGAGCTGTGCTCCGTGCCGCGCGTCTCGGAGCGCTTTGCCCAGAGCAATGCGCTCGACGAGGATATCGCGCGACTCAAATATGTTTCGGGTAAACGTGAGGAGGCCCTTCGCCGTCTGGGAATTCGGACGGTGGGGGACCTCCTTCTCCATATCCCTCATCGATACCTCGACTTTACCCGTTCGTGGTCCATCGAGATGGCGCCCATCGGTACCGTGTGCACCATCATCGCCACGGTCGACCGCATCGTCCAAAAGCAGCCGCGTCCGCGCATGCAGGTGACCGAGGTATCGCTGGTGGACGAGACGGGCGTGTTGCAGGTCGCCTTTTTCCGCCAGCCCTGGATTGCCCAGCAGCTTAAGCAGGGCGACCGCCTGGCCGTGATGGGCAAGGTCGAGTTTGCCTACGGCTTTAAGCAGATGGCCTCGCCCCACTTTGAAAAGCTCGAGGACGGGCGCGCCGCAGGCACCATTCTGCCGGTCCATTACGTGAGCGATGGCGTGAGCCAGGCGTGGATGCGCCGCATCGTAAGCGGCGCGCTCGAGGTCGTCGGCAATCCGTTCGATCCGATTCCCGCGCCGCTGCGCGCAAAGCGGAAGCTCATGAGCAATGCCCGCGCGTTGCGTTCGATCCACTTTCCCTCGAGCATGGCTGAGCGCGACATCGCACGCCGGCGTCTTGCCTACGAGGAGTGCCTCTACCTGCAGCTGGCGCTGCGTCTGCGCAACGACGGCGGCCTGGTCGATGTGGTGCCCTATGCCCACACTGCGGGCGAGCATCTGGGCGCGCTTAAACAGGCCCTTCCGTTTTCGCTGAGCGACGAGCAGGAGGCCGCATTCCAAGACATCCTGCATGACATGTGCGATGGCGGGCGCGTGATGAACCGTCTGCTGCTGGGCGATGTCGGTACCGGTAAGACCGCCGTTGCCGCCTGCGCGCTGGCTGTGGCTGCCGATAGCGGCACGCAGGCCTGCGTTATGGCGCCCACGGGCGTGCTGGCGCGCCAATATGCCGATAAGACCGGCCCTCTGCTCTCGCAGGCCGGCATGTCCTGGGCGCTTCTGACGGGCGCCACGCCGGCCGCAGAGCGCGAGCGCATCCATGCCCAGCTGGAATCGGGCGAGCTTGACGTGCTCTTTGGCACCCATGCGGTGCTTTCGGATAACGTTGCGTTCAAGCATCTGTCGCTTGTTGTCATCGACGAGCAGCACCGCTTTGGCGTTGGCCAGCGCAACGCCCTACGCGCGAAGGGCCCCGGTGCCGATCTGCTCGTTATGACGGCAACGCCCATCCCGCGTACGCTGGCGCTTTCGGTCTATGGCGATCTGGATACGAGCATCATCCGCCATCGGCCCGTCCCTGGCGCTGGCGTGTCGACACGCGTGCTCACCGAGTCGAGCCGCGACCTCGCCTATGGCGCCATCAGCGAAGCGCATGAAAAAGGTCAGCAGGCCTACGTGATTTGCCCGCTCGTGGAGCCGAGTGACTCGGCCGATGAGTTGGAGGACGTGCCCGGTATCGCCCGCGACGAGGAGGGCCGCGTGACGGTCCCCGTGCCGCTGCATGATACGGCGACCGAGCTCGACCGCCTGCGTCTGGCGCTGCCGGGTCTCACTATCGAGCGCCTCCACGGCCGCATGCCAGCGGGGGAGAAGGACCAGGTTATCGATGCCTTCAAGCGTGGCGAGATTGACGTGCTCGTCTCGACTACGGTGGTCGAGGTGGGCGTTGACGTGCCCAACGCCACCGTCATGGTCATCGAGAACGGCGAGCGCTTTGGTTTGGCTGCCCTGCACCAGCTGCGCGGCCGCGTGGGCCGTGGCGGCGTGTCGGGCACGTGCCTGGTCATGACGCACTCCAAGGGCAACGGCGGCGCATCGGCGGCGCAAGATCGTCTGCAATCGCTCGAAAAAACCTCGGATGGCTTTACGCTCGCCCAGATGGACCTGCGCCTGCGCCATGAAGGCGAGATCCTGGGTTATCGCCAGCATGGTGGTGTGACCCTGCGCTTTGTCGACCTGGATGCCGACGAGGAACTGATCGAGTGGGCCCATTTGGACGCGGTCGAGCTCTTGCGGTATGCTTGCACCCTTGACTCCGTGGCGACGCGCCCCCTGCGCGATGCGGTCGCCATGCGATATCGACACATTTTTAAGGAGGTCAGCGGAGGATGA